Within the Salinibacterium sp. TMP30 genome, the region ACGCAATCGTGGTGGTGACGCTCACGAAGAAAATCGCGAAACGCATGAGGGGGATCACGATCGAGAACGTCTTCTTCCATTCCCCAGCCCCATCGAGGGATGCCGCTTCTAGGTACTCCTTCGGAACACCCTGAAGTGCGGCAAGGAAGATGATGATGTTGAGCCCTGTTCCTCGCCAGACAGCGACAAGTGCCACGGAAAACTTCGCCAGTAGTGGGTCCGACAGCCACTGCACCTGGGGCACTCCCACAAGTGAGAACAGGTAGTTGAGCAGTCCGAACTGGGTGTTGTAGAGGTAGCCCCACACGAGCGAGATGGCCACGATGGCGGTGATGGCTGGGATGAAATAGAACGCCCGAAGCGAGCGGAAGAACCTGCTCTGGCTGTGGTTCAGCAACAGCGCGACCCCGAGCGACAGGACCACGATGGCCGGCACCCCAAACACCGCAAACAGACCAGTGTTGCCGATGGCCTGCCAGAAGTCGGGGTCCGCAAATAGTTTTGTGTAGTTGTCGACGCCGATGAACTTGACGTTATTCCAGTCGGCGAAGGCGGAAATGTTCATGTTTGTCGTGCTGATGACAGCGGCGACAAGGATCGGGAAGATCCCGAAGGTGATGAGGAGAAGCATTGCGGGCGACACGAACAGGTAGGGAGTAAGGCGATTGCGCACCGTGCTGTCCTTCCTGTTCGTGTCGCGTCGCGACGCTGAGATTATTAGTGAGAGGTGTTACTTGCTAGTTAATCGTGAGGCCCGCGGTGGTGGAGTAGAGGCCGTCAAGTGACGACTTCGCGTCCGCTCCCGTGAGCGTTATTGCGTTGAGTGCATTGAGCAGCTCGGTTCCCACAGCGCCGTCCCAGTTGGAGACGAGCGGAAGAACCTTGGCCGTCTTGAGCTGGTCGGTGTAAACCTGCACGTTGGGGTCGCTGTTCAGGTCCCCATCTTCAAGAGCAGAGGTCACAGTCGGCAGCTCGCCGGTCATGGCGTACCACTCAAGCTGCTGCTCGGCCTGCGAAACGTACTCGAGGAGATCGAGTGACGCATCCTTCTGGTCAGTGTTGAACCATACGCCGAGGTTCGAGCCGGCAAACAGCGAGATCGAACCGCCGTCACCCGCAGGCAGCGGGCTTGCTTGCCACTTGCCGTCGAGCTCAGGAGCTGAATCAGCGATTCCTCTGCCGAGGTACGGGCCACTCACGAGCATCGGCGCAACACCGGAGATGAACCCCTGGGTCTGGTCGAAGTCGCCGTTGACCGGCACGCTCTTGTCTGCGTAGAGCCCGGTGTAGATATCAACCGCTTTCTTGAACTCGGGAGTATCGAAGTTGACGTTGCCGTCAGCATCGATGACCTCGCCGCCCATGCTCCACGTCATCTCGATCGGCAGCGGAGCATCCCACTGAGGAATGTAGTAGCCGTACTGGCCTTCACCGCGTGCCGCGAGAGTCTTCGCGTCAGCACGCAGTTCGTCCCAGGTGGCCGGAGGTGCGTCGATGCCGGCTTCCGAAAGAATGTCGGTGCGAGTGAAGAGCACGCGTGTGTCGCTTGTCCAAGGAACGCTCACGATCTCTCCGCCGACCGAAGTCGCGGTACCCGAAACTCCAGCAGGGAAGTTTGCGGGGTCAATGCCGGGATGGTTGGCGAGTTCGTCATCGAGAGGCATGAGGGCTCCGGCATCTGCAAAGGTGCGCAGCTTCGAAAGACCAATCTGGAGGATGTCGGGTCCGGAACCAGACGCGACAGCGGTCGTGAGCTTTTCGTCAATCGAATCCCACGGGATCGCGACGACCTCAACCTCGATGCCGCTGTCAGCGACAAGCTTCTCGAAGTTTTCCCCCGAGTCGCCCATTACCCAGACGGTGAGTGGACCTTCGGCGTCGCCGCCTCCGGCTGCGGGTGTTGTCGAGCACGCGCTCATGCCTAGTGTGAGCCCCACTGCCGCAACGGTGGCGACAATGGAGGTTGCTGTTCTCTTCATTGAGATTCCTTCTTCTCGATTTTTGGTGTGTAGTGCAGTGGGGCATGGGCGAGTCATCCAGACTCGCACCATCCGGGTCAGGCTGTTGTGTACGCCACGACTTCCTGATGCTCGGTGATGAGGCGCCGATACCAGTGCGCACTCAATTTCGGGATCCGCTCCTGGGTGCGGTAGTCGACCCATACAAGGCCGAAACGTTTGCTGTAGCCTTCCGCCCACTCGAAATTGTCGAGGAACGACCACGCGTAATAGCCGCGAAGATCAACACCGTCAGCGATCGCATCGGCGGCAGCGCCGAGGTAGCCGCGCAGGTAGGCGATCCGCTCCGTATCGACAACGTCGCCATTGGGGTCCACGTAATCGTCGTAGCTCGCCCCGTTTTCGGTGACGTAGAGCGGCACACTGGTGAACTCGCGCGAGACTCTGGTCAGCACTGCAGTTAGAGATGCAGGGATGACCGACCAGCCAAAGGATGTCGTGGCTGGTTCAGCAGGCTTTTCGGCAACCCCAAAAGGTGCTGTCGCATCGTGCGAGGCGATTACACGCTGGTAGTGATTGATTCCGGCGAAGTCGGTGGGCGCCGAGATAATCTCGAGGTCACCCTCGTGCACCACGTCGCTAAGCCCTCGGTGGCCAAGGGTGTCCCACACGGCATCCGAGTATGCGCCTACGTAGACGGGATCGAGGAAAACCCGGTTGCTCGATGCATCGAGGCGCACCGCTGCTGCCGCGTCATCTGGCGAGTCGGTTGCAGGCACGATGTCGGTCACAATATTCGTGATGCCGACGGATGCGCTGGGCATTACTTCACGGATCCTCGCGACCGCAAGCCCATGGCCCAGATTGAGGTGGTGTGCGGCATGAATCGCTGCCCGGTAATCCTTGCGGCCGGGAGCGTGCGCACCGTTTCCGTAGCCGAGGAATGCGCTGCACCATGGCTCGTTGAGTGTCAACCAGTCGGTAGCGATGTCTCCGAGCGCCGTTACGGTTCTCGTAGCGAACTCTGCGAAGCGGTACGCCGTGTTCCGCACTGGCCAACCGCCGGCATCTTCGAGAGGCTGCGGCAGGTCCCAGTGGTAAAGCGTCACAAGGGCCCTGATGCCACGTGCCGCAAGTCCTGTGAGAACGTCGCGGTAGAAGGCGACGGCGATCTCGTTTAACTCGCCGTGTCCGCTGGGCTGCAGCCGTGACCACGAAACGGAGAGCCGGTAGTCGGTAACTCCGAGACTCTTCAGCAGGTCGAGGTCTGCTTGCCAACGGTGGTAGTGGTCGCAGGCGATGTCGCCTGTATCCCCGTGCAGGCTGAGGCCTAGCGTGTGCGAGAAAGTGTCCCAGATGCTCGGTCCACGACCGCCCTCAAAGGCTGCGCCCTCGATCTGGTAAGCCGCAGTAGCGAGACCCCAGCGGAAGTCCGAGGGGAAAGCTCGGATGTCCTCGATAGAAGGTTCAGAGTTGAGCCGCGCCGTAGGAGAGATCTCGGTCATGGTCGATCGCATTCAGGTTGAAAGTTCACTGGTTCTGACTTATTTCAATACTTACTATAACTATCGTCAAAACTAAGTCAAGTCTTTTCAGAAAAGATTGCGACGAACGCATCACCACCCAATTCGGAGCGAAACTGCCTGCGCGGTAGGCAGTACAACTCGACGTGCTCACAGAAGACGGCAGACTCTTCAATAGGCAACCCAGGGTTTCGCACCGTCACGCCGTGGGCAGACCCGTGCCGCGCCGCGGCACCCACTCCGATATCCTTAGGAAATGAACTTCATCTCTGTAATCACTGTGCTCGGCAAGGCTGTGCTTGTGGTGATGGGCACGGTTGTTGCGCTCACCGGCATCCTCCTACTCGTCAACCTCGCTGTGCCAAGCCTGCTTGCCGGCTTCAGCAGCTAAGCACCCCGCACTGACCAACTCGATATCAACGATTGCGAGTTTCCGGCAACATGGGCCATTCCGCGGTTCGTCGGTTGACTCCTCCTCAAGAGTTCTAGGCTAGGCCTCAACCGAAGGAGAACGTGATGCGAGAATCCGCCGATATTGTCAGGCAGATAACCGTTGCCGCGAGCGCGACATTCGCCCTCATCGGAGCATTCGTCGGCTCCGGTGCTGCAGGAGGAACGCCGATACAGGATGCTGCGGGTGGCGCGCTCAGCGCCGATGCAACTGTCATCGCCCCCGCCGGTTCAGCGTTTGGCATCTGGAGCATCATCTACTTGGGTCTCGTTGCCTACGCCATTTGGCAAATGCTGCCCAAACAGACCAGCACCGAACTGCACCGCCGCGTCGGATACTGGGTCGCAGCATCACTAGTTCTTAACGCCGCCTGGATTCTCTCCATCCAGTACAACCAGCTTGCGCTCAGCGTTCCCGTCATCATCGTCTTGCTCGCCGTACTCATCCGGGCTTACCTCATCACCGTCGAACTGCCCGCCGCTGGCGCTATCGATGCGATCATCACCGACGGCACCATTGGCCTCTATCTCGGCTGGGTGTGCGTTGCGACGGCAGCCAACATCACGGCCTGGCTGGTCGCCATCGGATTCACCGGCTTCGGCATCCCCGAAGGTGTGTGGGGAGTCGCCATCGTCGTCGTTGCCGGCGCAATAGGCATCGCGCTCGCCGCTCGCGGTCGTGCACACTTCTCCCCAGCCCTTTCCCTCAGCTGGGGACTCGCTTGGGTTGCCGTCGGGCGCCTCAGCGGAGAGCTCATCTCACAACCCACCGCCGTCGCCGCCATCGTCGCCGTCGTCGCTGTGCTCGTCAGCGCAGCAATATTCACTAGTGCACGGCTTCGTGCTGAACGGATCACCCCGTGAACGAAATTCGCGCATCGCGTCGACGTTGGATCGGTCTCGTCTTCATCAGCATCGCCGTGGCGCTCATCATCGTCGACTCCACCATCGTTAACGTTGCCATACCGTCGGTCGTTGAAGACCTCGACCTCAACTCAACCCAAGTGCAGTGGGTGCAAGAAAGCTACACCCTTGTCTTCGCCGCACTACTGCTCGTCTTCGGCACCCTCGCCGACCGCTACGGCCGCCGACGCGTGCTGCTCCTCGGTGTTGTCATTTTCGCGCTCTCCTCCATCCTCGCCGCGACCGCCGCGACCGGAGAACTGCTGATCGCTTCGCGACTAGTGCAAGGAATCGGTGGGGCCATGATCCTCCCCGCCTCCCTCTCCACTATCAACGCCACCTTCCGTGGCCGCGAACGCGCCATCGCGTTCGCCGTCTGGGGCTCCACCATCGGCGGAATGGCTGCTGTCGGCCCGCTCCTCGGGGGTTGGCTCACCACCTACTTCTCGTGGCGATGGGCGTTCGGCATCAACGTGCCCCTCGGCGTCATCATCGTTATCGGAATCCTTGTCTTCACCATGGAGTCCACAGAACCATCAGCTCAGAGACGGGTGGATGTAGTTGGTGCCGCCCTCTCGGTAGTCCTGTTCGCGTCGCTCGTCTTCGCCCTCATTGAGGGCCGCAGCTACGGCTGGTTCTACAGCGACACCCCGCCAGACTTCTGGACCTGGAACATCTCCCCCATCCCGTTCGCCTTCGCGCTCGCCGTCATTTCTGGCATCGTTTTTGTGCGCTGGGGCTTCGCCCGCGAACGCGCCGGAAAATCAACGATGCTCGCGTTCGGGCTGCTGCGCATCCCCTCATTCCGAAACGGAAACATTGCCGCGATGATCGTCTCCCTCGGAGAATTCGGCATCATTCTGTCACTGCCGCTGTGGCTACAAAACGTGCTCGGCTATGACGCCCTGCAAACCGGTTTCGTCATCCTCGCCCTCGCCATCGGCTCCTTTGTCGCCAGCGGATTCGCGGGGGCTTACGGCAACAAAATCACTCCCGTCACAATCGTGCGCGTCGGTATCGCCGCCGAAATCGTCGGCGTTCTGATCGTCGCCTTCGGCCTCAACCCCGACGCGGCCTGGTGGCAGATCGCCCCGGGACTCTTCGTCTACGGTTTCGGAGTCGGACTCGCGACCGCCCAGCTCACAAGCGTGGTGCTCAAAGATGTGCCGCTCAGCCAATCTGGCCAAGGTTCAGGAACCCAAAGCACGGCCCGCCAAATCGGCTCAGCTCTCGGCATCGCTATCCTCGGTACAGTGCTGTTCGCGAGCCTCGGCACCGGCCTCAACTCAAAGCTCGAGAACCGTCCAGAGCTTCCCGCTGAAGCGCGCACTCAAATTGTGAACCTCGTCGTTGACTCTGCCGGCACCGGCATCAGCGCCCTCGACAAGCAGTCACCGGATGTTGCAGCGGACGCCCGCCAAGCCTTCACCGATTCCACCCGGTATTCTGCCTTCGCGGCCGCCGGATTCCTCGCGATCGGGTTCCTCGCCAGCCTCCGCCTCGACAGCGGGCGACGAAGTGACGATGACGCTGAGGGCGAAGTCGAGGGCGAAATCGAGGGCGCAGTCGACGAGTCCACAACGACCTAAAAAGCTAGCGGCGCTTCTTCTTTTTCAGATCCTTCTCGTGCACCGGCTCCTCGCCGGATGCACGACGGTCGGCGTAGTAGTCGCGCGCCTCGTTCTGACGAACAGCTTCGGCACCTGATGCGATCGGTGCACGCACCAGCTCATCAGTGAGGCCAAACGCGGCCACAAGATCTAGAGCCTGCGGGCGCAAACGTGGGAGCAGACGGTCGTCGATGTAATCGGTGATCGCCTGAGCGCGGTTCGTTGAAATGCGACCGTGCATCAGGTACCACGCGAGGTTCTTCTCGATCAGCGAGAAGCCGAAGAGGTCACGAAGCCAGGTCATGACCTTCGCAGTGCCTTCGTCTTCGATCTTGTCGAGAGCACGGGTGAACGCTTCCCACTGCAAAAGCTCCGCGTGCGCGTAGGCCGTCATGATGAGCTGGTTTTGGTGACTGTTGAAGAGAGCGGCAGCCTCATCTTGCGGAAGCTTCGTAGCCGCACGCAACTTGCCTGCGACATCCGCCACCATCGTTTCGACGCGGTCGGTAAGCAGCTGGCGTTGAGAATCGGTGTCTCGCACATAGCCGATTGAGCGGGCCGTCGAACCAAAGTCGACGACGTTCTGGGCGAAGCGGCGAAGACCTGAACGGTTCACCGCAGCCTCGCTCACCTGATCCGCAACATACTGCGCGAGAGTGCCCGGATCCGCACCCGCAAACTTGCGCGAGTAGTCAGTGAGGAGTCGCTTTGCTACCAACTGCAGAAGCACGTTGTTGTCGCCCTCGAACGTTGCGTACACGTCGAGGTCGGCGCGCATCTGGGTGAGCCGGTTCTCGGCCATGAAACCGGCACCACCACACGCCTCGCGCGCTTCTTGAAGAGTGTCGAGCGCAGCCCACGTGCTGAGTGGCTTAAGTGCTGCGGCAATCGTTTCGAGATCTTGGCGGTCGGCTTCGGTGTCGGTGCGCCCCGAGAACACACCATCGAACTTCTCAAGGAATTCCTCGTGCGCAAACGACATTGCGTAGGTCTGCGCGAGGCGTGGCAGGAGGCGACGCTGGTGACGCTGGTAGTCCAGAATCACTTCTTCATGAGTGTTGCTGGCTGCCGTGAACTGTCGGCGCTCCGAGCCGTACTTGATCGCAATCGTGAGGGCTAGCTTGCTCGCGAGCACTGCGGCACCATCGAGTGAAACGCGGCCCTGAACGAGCGTGCCAAGCATCGTGAAGAAGCGACGACCTGGACTGTCGATGTCTGACGTGTATTCGCCGTTCTCGTCGACGTTGCCGTAGCGGTTGAGAAGGTTCGTGCGGGGCACGCGCACGTGGTCAAAAGCGAGGCGTCCGTTGTCGATTCCGTTCAGGCCACCCTTGAGGCCGTCGTCCTCGCCCGAGATTCCCGGGAGGAAACCGTTGTCGTCGCGCAGCGGAACGTAGAAGGCGTGCACGCCGTGGTTGACGTCTTTTGTCACCAGCTGAGCGAACACTGTCGCCGCTTTACCGTGGAGGGCCGCGTTGCCGAGGTAGTCCTTCCACGCCGCACGGAACGGGGTGTTGATGACGAACTCATCAGTCTTGGGGTCGTAGGTTGCCGTCGTGGCGATGCTCGCGACATCCGAACCATGACCGATCTCCGTCATCGCGAAAGCGCCGGGAGTTTTCAAGCTCATGATGTCGGGCAGCCACTTGTCGTGGTGCTCCTTCGTGCCTAAGTGAACTACAGCGGAACCGAAGAGCCCCCACTGAACGCCAGACTTGATTTGTAGTGATGGGTCGGCAAGCACGGTCTCTTCGAAAGCAGCAATGTTTCCGCCGTGGTCGTCGTTGCCACCGAGCTCCTTGGGGAACGCACGGTGAACCGCATTGTTATCGACGAGGAGCGACAGTTGGTGCAGCACGCGTTCGCGGTGGTCATCCATAGAGAGTCCATCAACGCGGTGGAACTCCGGGTTCGACATGAGCGCACGCGACTCTTTGCGAGCCTGTGACCATTTGCCCAAAAGGTATTCGCCCAGCCATTCAACGTTGATGGCGGGAGCCTCGGGGGAGGTCTCTGCAGAAGTCGTGGCTGCGTCGCCGTTGGCGGGTTTAGGTGCTTCGGGCGCCGTCTCGGTCGCCGTGTCGTGAACCTGTGTCATGGCTATCTCGATTCGTGAAAGTTTAGTAATCACACGCTACGAGCGTTGCGGGCGGGTGCA harbors:
- a CDS encoding sugar ABC transporter permease, whose amino-acid sequence is MRNRLTPYLFVSPAMLLLITFGIFPILVAAVISTTNMNISAFADWNNVKFIGVDNYTKLFADPDFWQAIGNTGLFAVFGVPAIVVLSLGVALLLNHSQSRFFRSLRAFYFIPAITAIVAISLVWGYLYNTQFGLLNYLFSLVGVPQVQWLSDPLLAKFSVALVAVWRGTGLNIIIFLAALQGVPKEYLEAASLDGAGEWKKTFSIVIPLMRFAIFFVSVTTTIAWLQFFDEPFVLTDGGPLGATTSASIFLYKEGFRLNQFGYASAGSIVLFAIIAVITLIQLRVRRADDDY
- a CDS encoding extracellular solute-binding protein, which translates into the protein MKRTATSIVATVAAVGLTLGMSACSTTPAAGGGDAEGPLTVWVMGDSGENFEKLVADSGIEVEVVAIPWDSIDEKLTTAVASGSGPDILQIGLSKLRTFADAGALMPLDDELANHPGIDPANFPAGVSGTATSVGGEIVSVPWTSDTRVLFTRTDILSEAGIDAPPATWDELRADAKTLAARGEGQYGYYIPQWDAPLPIEMTWSMGGEVIDADGNVNFDTPEFKKAVDIYTGLYADKSVPVNGDFDQTQGFISGVAPMLVSGPYLGRGIADSAPELDGKWQASPLPAGDGGSISLFAGSNLGVWFNTDQKDASLDLLEYVSQAEQQLEWYAMTGELPTVTSALEDGDLNSDPNVQVYTDQLKTAKVLPLVSNWDGAVGTELLNALNAITLTGADAKSSLDGLYSTTAGLTIN
- a CDS encoding GH1 family beta-glucosidase: MTEISPTARLNSEPSIEDIRAFPSDFRWGLATAAYQIEGAAFEGGRGPSIWDTFSHTLGLSLHGDTGDIACDHYHRWQADLDLLKSLGVTDYRLSVSWSRLQPSGHGELNEIAVAFYRDVLTGLAARGIRALVTLYHWDLPQPLEDAGGWPVRNTAYRFAEFATRTVTALGDIATDWLTLNEPWCSAFLGYGNGAHAPGRKDYRAAIHAAHHLNLGHGLAVARIREVMPSASVGITNIVTDIVPATDSPDDAAAAVRLDASSNRVFLDPVYVGAYSDAVWDTLGHRGLSDVVHEGDLEIISAPTDFAGINHYQRVIASHDATAPFGVAEKPAEPATTSFGWSVIPASLTAVLTRVSREFTSVPLYVTENGASYDDYVDPNGDVVDTERIAYLRGYLGAAADAIADGVDLRGYYAWSFLDNFEWAEGYSKRFGLVWVDYRTQERIPKLSAHWYRRLITEHQEVVAYTTA
- a CDS encoding TspO/MBR family protein; amino-acid sequence: MRESADIVRQITVAASATFALIGAFVGSGAAGGTPIQDAAGGALSADATVIAPAGSAFGIWSIIYLGLVAYAIWQMLPKQTSTELHRRVGYWVAASLVLNAAWILSIQYNQLALSVPVIIVLLAVLIRAYLITVELPAAGAIDAIITDGTIGLYLGWVCVATAANITAWLVAIGFTGFGIPEGVWGVAIVVVAGAIGIALAARGRAHFSPALSLSWGLAWVAVGRLSGELISQPTAVAAIVAVVAVLVSAAIFTSARLRAERITP
- a CDS encoding MFS transporter, encoding MNEIRASRRRWIGLVFISIAVALIIVDSTIVNVAIPSVVEDLDLNSTQVQWVQESYTLVFAALLLVFGTLADRYGRRRVLLLGVVIFALSSILAATAATGELLIASRLVQGIGGAMILPASLSTINATFRGRERAIAFAVWGSTIGGMAAVGPLLGGWLTTYFSWRWAFGINVPLGVIIVIGILVFTMESTEPSAQRRVDVVGAALSVVLFASLVFALIEGRSYGWFYSDTPPDFWTWNISPIPFAFALAVISGIVFVRWGFARERAGKSTMLAFGLLRIPSFRNGNIAAMIVSLGEFGIILSLPLWLQNVLGYDALQTGFVILALAIGSFVASGFAGAYGNKITPVTIVRVGIAAEIVGVLIVAFGLNPDAAWWQIAPGLFVYGFGVGLATAQLTSVVLKDVPLSQSGQGSGTQSTARQIGSALGIAILGTVLFASLGTGLNSKLENRPELPAEARTQIVNLVVDSAGTGISALDKQSPDVAADARQAFTDSTRYSAFAAAGFLAIGFLASLRLDSGRRSDDDAEGEVEGEIEGAVDESTTT
- a CDS encoding acyl-CoA dehydrogenase, translated to MTQVHDTATETAPEAPKPANGDAATTSAETSPEAPAINVEWLGEYLLGKWSQARKESRALMSNPEFHRVDGLSMDDHRERVLHQLSLLVDNNAVHRAFPKELGGNDDHGGNIAAFEETVLADPSLQIKSGVQWGLFGSAVVHLGTKEHHDKWLPDIMSLKTPGAFAMTEIGHGSDVASIATTATYDPKTDEFVINTPFRAAWKDYLGNAALHGKAATVFAQLVTKDVNHGVHAFYVPLRDDNGFLPGISGEDDGLKGGLNGIDNGRLAFDHVRVPRTNLLNRYGNVDENGEYTSDIDSPGRRFFTMLGTLVQGRVSLDGAAVLASKLALTIAIKYGSERRQFTAASNTHEEVILDYQRHQRRLLPRLAQTYAMSFAHEEFLEKFDGVFSGRTDTEADRQDLETIAAALKPLSTWAALDTLQEAREACGGAGFMAENRLTQMRADLDVYATFEGDNNVLLQLVAKRLLTDYSRKFAGADPGTLAQYVADQVSEAAVNRSGLRRFAQNVVDFGSTARSIGYVRDTDSQRQLLTDRVETMVADVAGKLRAATKLPQDEAAALFNSHQNQLIMTAYAHAELLQWEAFTRALDKIEDEGTAKVMTWLRDLFGFSLIEKNLAWYLMHGRISTNRAQAITDYIDDRLLPRLRPQALDLVAAFGLTDELVRAPIASGAEAVRQNEARDYYADRRASGEEPVHEKDLKKKKRR